In Oncorhynchus masou masou isolate Uvic2021 chromosome 10, UVic_Omas_1.1, whole genome shotgun sequence, a single genomic region encodes these proteins:
- the LOC135546993 gene encoding gamma-crystallin M3-like, translating into MQGKIIFYEDKNFQGRSYETSQDCPELTSHLSRCNSCRVESGCFMAYDRNNYMGNQYFMRRGEYPDYQRMMGFDDCIKSCRNIPMHRGNYKMRIYERENFGGQMHEMSEDCDSIQERYRMSDCQSCNVMDGHWLMYEQPHYKGRQMYMRPGEYRNLREMQGYNGMKFSSIRRITDSC; encoded by the exons ATGCAGGGAAAG ATCATCTTCTACGAGGACAAGAACTTCCAGGGTCGCTCCTATGAGACCAGCCAGGACTGCCCTGAGCTGACATCCCACCTTAGCAGGTGCAACTCCTGCAGAGTTGAGAGCGGCTGCTTCATGGCCTACGATCGCAACAACTACATGGGAAACCAGTACTTCATGCGAAGGGGCGAGTACCCTGACTACCAGCGTATGATGGGTTTCGATGACTGCATCAAGTCCTGCCGTAACATCCCCATG CACAGAGGAAACTACAAGATGAGGATCTACGAGAGGGAGAACTTCGGTGGTCAGATGCACGAGATGAGCGAGGACTGTGACTCCATCCAGGAGCGTTACCGTATGTCAGACTGCCAGTCCTGCAACGTGATGGACGGCCACTGGCTGATGTACGAGCAGCCCCATTACAAGGGCAGGCAGATGTACATGAGGCCTGGAGAGTACAGGAACCTCAGAGAGATGCAGGGTTACAATGGAATGAAGTTCAGTTCCATTAGAAGGATCACCGACTCCTGTTAA
- the LOC135547603 gene encoding gamma-crystallin M3-like, translating into MMGKIIFYEDKNFQGRSYETSQDCPDMSSYLSRCHSCRVESGNFMVYDRPNFMGNQYFMKRGEYSDYQSMMGMNDCIRSSRMIPMHRGNYKMRIYERENFGGQMMELMDDCDSIQERYRMSDCQSCNVMDGHWLMYEQPHYKGRQMYMRPGEYRSFRDMGMGMGGMGGTSGMRFMSMKRIMDNMSM; encoded by the exons ATGATGGGAAAG ATCATCTTCTACGAGGACAAGAACTTCCAGGGTCGTTCCTATGAGACCAGCCAGGACTGCCCCGACATGTCCTCCTACCTGAGCAGGTGCCACTCCTGCAGGGTTGAGAGCGGCAACTTCATGGTGTACGATCGCCCCAACTTCATGGGAAACCAGTACTTCATGAAGAGGGGAGAGTACTCTGACTACCAGAGTATGATGGGAATGAATGACTGCATCAGGTCCAGCCGCATGATCCCCATG CACCGTGGAAATTACAAGATGAGGATCTACGAGAGGGAGAACTTCGGAGGTCAGATGATGGAGCTGATGGACGACTGTGACTCCATCCAGGAGCGTTACCGTATGTCAGACTGCCAGTCCTGCAACGTGATGGACGGCCACTGGCTGATGTACGAGCAGCCCCATTACAAAGGCAGGCAGATGTACATGAGGCCTGGAGAGTACAGGAGCTTCAGGGATATGGGCATGGGAATGGGAGGCATGGGCGGCACGAGTGGCATGAGGTTCATGAGCATGAAGCGTATCATGGACAACATGTCTATGTAA
- the LOC135547604 gene encoding gamma-crystallin M3-like yields the protein MSNTSMNMGRATFYEDRNFQGRSYECSSDCPDISSYMSRCQSCRVQSGCFMVYERPNYMGNQYFMKRGEYSDYQSMMGMSDGFRSCRMIPMHRGNYRMRIYERENFGGQMHEMMDDCDSIQERYRMSDCQSCNVMDGHWLMYEQPHFRGRQMYMRPGEYRSFREMGMSGMRFMSMRRITDMC from the exons ATGTCCAACACCAGCATGAACATGGGCAGG GCCACCTTCTACGAGGACAGAAACTTCCAGGGCCGCTCTTATGAGTGCAGCTCCGACTGCCCCGACATTTCCTCCTACATGAGCAGGTGCCAATCCTGCAGGGTCCAGAGTGGATGCTTCATGGTGTACGAGCGCCCCAACTACATGGGAAACCAGTACTTCATGAAGAGGGGAGAGTACTCTGACTACCAGAGTATGATGGGAATGAGCGATGGTTTCAGGTCCTGTCGCATGATCCCCATG CACCGTGGAAACTACAGGATGAGGATCTACGAGAGGGAGAACTTCGGGGGTCAGATGCACGAGATGATGGACGACTGTGACTCCATCCAGGAGCGTTACCGTATGTCAGACTGCCAGTCCTGCAACGTGATGGACGGCCACTGGCTGATGTACGAGCAGCCCCACTTCAGAGGCAGGCAGATGTACATGAGGCCTGGAGAGTACAGGAGCTTCAGAGAGATGGGCATGAGTGGCATGAGGTTCATGAGCATGAGGCGTATCACTGATATGTGTTAG
- the LOC135546991 gene encoding gamma-crystallin M3-like, with product MTMGRITFYEDKNFQGRSYETSQDCPDMSSYLSRCNSCRVESGCFMVYERPNFMGHQMLVRRGEYPDNQRLMGISQSDCIRSSRMIPMHRGSYKMKIYEKENFGGQSMELMDDCDSIQDRYRMSDCQSAQVMDGHWLMFEQPHFRGRMMYMRPGEYRSFKDMGMGMGGMGAKGMRFMSMRRITDTC from the exons ATGACCATGGGCAGG ATCACCTTCTACGAGGACAAGAACTTCCAGGGTCGTTCCTATGAGACCAGCCAGGACTGCCCCGACATGTCCTCCTACCTGAGCAGGTGCAACTCCTGCAGGGTTGAGAGCGGCTGCTTTATGGTCTACGAGCGCCCCAACTTCATGGGACACCAGATGCTGGTCAGAAGAGGAGAGTACCCCGACAACCAGCGCCTGATGGGCATAAGCCAGAGCGACTGCATCAGGTCCAGTCGTATGATCCCCATG CACAGAGGATCCTATAAAATGAAGATCTACGAGAAGGAGAACTTTGGAGGTCAGAGCATGGAGCTGATGGATGACTGTGACTCCATCCAGGATCGTTACCGCATGTCTGactgccagtctgcccaggttATGGATGGCCACTGGCTGATGTTTGAGCAGCCCCACTTCAGAGGCAGGATGATGTACATGAGGCCTGGAGAGTACAGGAGCTTCAAGGATATGGGCATGGGAATGGGAGGCATGGGGGCCAAGGGCATGAGGTTCATGAGCATGAGGCGTATCACCGACACATGCTAA
- the LOC135546992 gene encoding gamma-crystallin M3-like, translating into MGKIIFYEDKNFQGSSYETSQDCPELTSHLSRCNSCRVESGCFMVYERPNFMGHQMLVRRGEYPDNQRLMGMSQSDCIRSSRMIPMHKGNFRMRIYEKENFGGQMHEMMDDCDSIQGRYSMSDCQSCNVMDGHWLMYEQPHFRGRMIYLRPGEYRRLRDMGLGPVDMRIGSIRRIMDSC; encoded by the exons ATGGGCAAG ATCATCTTCTACGAGGACAAGAACTTCCAGGGTAGTTCCTATGAGACCAGCCAGGACTGCCCTGAGCTGACCTCCCACCTGAGCAGGTGCAACTCCTGCAGGGTTGAGAGCGGCTGCTTTATGGTCTACGAGCGCCCCAACTTCATGGGACACCAGATGCTGGTCAGAAGAGGAGAGTACCCCGACAACCAGCGCCTGATGGGCATGAGCCAGAGCGACTGCATCAGGTCCAGCCGTATGATCCCCATG CACAAAGGAAACTTCAGGATGAGGATCTACGAGAAGGAGAACTTTGGAGGTCAGATGCATGAGATGATGGACGACTGTGACTCCATCCAGGGGCGTTACAGTATGTCAGACTGCCAGTCCTGCAACGTGATGGACGGCCACTGGCTGATGTATGAGCAGCCCCACTTCAGAGGCAGAATGATCTACCTGAGGCCTGGAGAATACAGGAGACTGAGGGATATGGGCTTGGGCCCCGTGGACATGAGAATCGGCTCAATCAGACGTATCATGGACTCCTGTTAA
- the LOC135547606 gene encoding gamma-crystallin M3-like — MSNTSMNMGRATFYEDRNFQGRSYECSSDCPDISSYMSRCQSCRVQSGCFMMYERPNYMGNQYFMKRGEYSDYQSMMGMGDGFRSCRMIPMHRGNFRMRIYERENFGGQMHEMMDDCDSIQERYRMSDCQSCNVMDGHWLMFEQPHFRGRQMYMRPGEYRSFRDMGMGMGGMGGTSGMRFMSMKRIMDNMSM; from the exons ATGTCCAACACCAGCATGAACATGGGCAGG GCCACCTTCTACGAGGACAGAAACTTCCAGGGCCGCTCTTATGAGTGCAGCTCCGACTGCCCCGACATTTCCTCCTACATGAGCAGGTGCCAATCCTGCAGGGTCCAGAGTGGATGCTTCATGATGTACGAGCGCCCCAACTACATGGGAAACCAGTACTTCATGAAGAGGGGAGAGTACTCTGACTACCAGAGTATGATGGGAATGGGCGATGGTTTCAGGTCCTGCCGCATGATCCCCATG CATCGTGGAAACTTCAGGATGAGGATCTACGAGAGGGAGAACTTCGGAGGTCAGATGCACGAGATGATGGACGACTGTGACTCCATCCAGGAGCGTTACCGTATGTCAGACTGCCAGTCCTGCAACGTGATGGACGGCCACTGGCTGATGTTTGAGCAGCCCCACTTCAGAGGCAGGCAGATGTACATGAGGCCTGGAGAGTACAGGAGCTTCAGGGATATGGGCATGGGAATGGGAGGCATGGGCGGCACGAGTGGCATGAGGTTCATGAGCATGAAGCGTATCATGGACAACATGTCTATGTAA
- the LOC135547605 gene encoding gamma-crystallin M3-like, with amino-acid sequence MTTTGMNMGRATFYEDRNFQGRSYECSSDCPDISSYMSRCQSCRVQSGCFMVYERPNYMGNQYFMKRGEYSDYQSMMGMSDGIRSCRMIPMHRGNYKMRIYERENFGGQMHEMMDDCDSIQERYRMSDCQSCNVMDGHWLMYEQPHFRGRQMYMRPGEYRSFREMGMSGMKFMSIRRITDMC; translated from the exons ATGACCACCACCGGCATGAACATGGGAAGA GCCACCTTCTACGAGGACAGAAACTTCCAGGGCCGCTCTTATGAGTGCAGCTCCGACTGCCCCGACATTTCCTCCTACATGAGCAGGTGCCAATCCTGCAGGGTCCAGAGTGGATGCTTCATGGTGTACGAGCGCCCCAACTACATGGGAAACCAGTACTTCATGAAGAGGGGAGAATACTCTGACTACCAGAGTATGATGGGAATGAGCGATGGTATCAGGTCCTGCCGCATGATCCCCATG CACCGTGGAAACTACAAGATGAGGATCTACGAGAGGGAGAACTTCGGTGGTCAGATGCACGAGATGATGGACGACTGTGACTCCATCCAGGAGCGTTACCGTATGTCAGACTGCCAGTCCTGCAACGTGATGGACGGCCACTGGCTGATGTACGAGCAGCCCCACTTCAGAGGCAGGCAGATGTACATGAGGCCTGGAGAGTACAGGAGCTTCAGAGAGATGGGCATGAGTGGCATGAAGTTTATGAGCATAAGGCGTATCACTGATATGTGCTAG
- the LOC135547602 gene encoding gamma-crystallin M3-like codes for MMGKIIFYEDKNFQGRSYETSSDCPELTSHLSRCHSCRVESGNFMVYDRPNFMGNQYFMKRGEYSDYQSMMGMRECIRSCRMIPMHRGNYRMRIYERENFGGQMHEMMDDCDSIQERYRMSDCQSCNVMDGHWLMYEQPHFRGRQMYMRPGEYRSFRDMGMGIGGMGGTSGMRCMSMRRIMDNMSM; via the exons ATGATGGGCAAG ATCATCTTCTACGAGGACAAGAACTTCCAGGGTCGTTCCTATGAGACCAGCTCCGACTGCCCTGAGTTGACCTCCCACCTGAGCAGGTGCCACTCCTGCAGGGTTGAGAGCGGCAACTTCATGGTGTACGATCGCCCCAACTTCATGGGAAACCAGTACTTCATGAAGAGGGGAGAGTACTCTGACTACCAGAGTATGATGGGAATGAGGGAATGCATCAGATCCTGTCGCATGATCCCCATG CACCGTGGAAACTACAGGATGAGGATCTACGAGAGGGAGAACTTCGGGGGTCAGATGCACGAGATGATGGACGACTGTGACTCCATCCAGGAGCGTTACCGTATGTCAGACTGCCAGTCCTGCAACGTGATGGACGGCCACTGGCTGATGTACGAGCAGCCCCACTTCAGAGGCAGGCAGATGTACATGAGGCCTGGAGAGTACAGGAGCTTTAGGGATATGGGCATGGGAATTGGAGGCATGGGCGGCACGAGTGGCATGAGGTGCATGAGCATGAGGCGTATCATGGACAACATGTCTATGTAA